A stretch of DNA from Calditrichota bacterium:
CTTGTAACAGGAGCATCTAATATTTGTGGATAAAAATAAGTACCGGCATTTAACATATATATAGCTTCATCTCTACTTTGACCAATATACATCTCACCACTTTCGTCAAAAGTAAGCGATAGTATTTCAGGGCCATTTTCCCCAACAAAACCAGACCAGTTAAACACGTGTTCATTTGGCCCTAAATTACCATCAACATCAAGGATTTGATTGCGCCAAATTTCTTCCAGAACTGCGGTACTATCATAATCAATATCTACTCCTGGCAAACGGTTATATTTCATTGCAGCATATACATAGCCATCATAAACGCGCAAAGCAGTGATTGTATACCCAGGATATTCAGCAACTGTCTCATCGGTACCATCAGAGTTTTTTAAAACCTCAAGTGTCTCTCCTTTTCCTCCAGCAAATAAATTTTTGTTTTCATCAAAATCAATTTGGGCAACATTATTATTATAGGAGATTAGCTTTTTAGTTTTTCCTCCTTCAGCAACAGTATACAAGCTTTTTGTACCCCTGGTCATGTATATTAGCGAATCCGGGCCAATTCGCATGCAAGGTGTAACGATAAAAATTGCATCCCCATATTCAACTGCTGGACTATCCGGATGGCTTATTTTTAATATTTTTTTCTCCAGGGTAAGCACATAAACATTTTCGTTAGCATCAACAGCTAGGCCCGAAACGTCTATATCTTGGTCAATGGCAAAATAAGTTGGTACAGCATTTTTAGCCCTAAATGGAGAGTAATAGTGTTGTCCATTATAATCTGCATATAAAATAGCACCGGCCGAGTTAACATGGACTTTTACAGAATCACCCCATACGTTGGACATTCGAACCTTTAAAAGCGTTGTACTTGCCTCCAACGTTTCACCTAATTTCCCATCAAAATGAACCCTGTTTCCGTTGACAGTGCTTGAAAAGTTCTGCCCTTCAATATACACAATTCCAACGCCGGCAAAAGAAACCGCATTTTGGTCACTTGTAGCAGGATCTGGGTATATTTTTGTGATTACCGGCCTAGGTTCCTCTGCTGAATAGTTTGGAGGCCAAACTTCATTATCCTGTTTTTCTTCACAGCTAAAAACAATAAATGAAAACAGAACAAATAAAACGTGTATCAAATTACGCATTTTGAGATTCTCCTTTTTCCTCTGGATCATCTTTACTTAGAATTAGTTAATATGAATATGATATTGAATAACGTTGAACTGAATCAAAAACACCAAATGGGGTAAAGGAATAATCAATTCCTAATCCCTCCCAATTTAAACCGGCACCAAATGAAACCCCTTGTTCATCTTGTGCAGAAATATAACCAAACCTCAAAGCGGCCATTTCAATGGGAGTGTATTCTAAACCGATATTTAAGTATTCATCAAATGAGCGCGGGTGGACCGCATCAACTGACATAAGGAGACTTTGTGATTCCGGTAAAAATTCAAAATAATCATTTACATTGGCAGAAACACCGATTTTAAATGTTAATGGAAGTTGAAGACTTTCTTTTTCAAATTTAATTTCTTCTGAAAAGTTGCGAACCGACATACCAATTGCAAGGCTCTTAAAGCCTGTTTTGAAAATTGTTCCAAAATCAAATGCCAGGACATCTGCCAGGTTTTTTTTAACACCTTCTCCCGGAATAACACTTTCACCAAGATGTTGACTTACCCATTTAACCTGACCACCAACAGAAAATTTTTCAGTTAGACTACGAGCATACCCAAAACCAATGGCAATAGCATTTGCATCGATTAAACCCGTTTCAATAAAACCATCATTATTTCCCCAAACCTGTGTTCCATGAATATCGTTTCCATAATCTATTGTTGTAACACTTATTCCAAAAACACCATATTGGCCACGTTCCGGGCTAAACGATAACGTTAGTGCATTATAGTTTATGTTGGCAATCCATTCCATTGTTGAAAAAGAAACATCAACCAAACCAGACATATCTGCCATCCCTGCCGGATTATAAAACAATGATGACGATTTACCAGTTACGGTTGTATATGCATTACCCATGGCTGTGGCCCGTGCATCAGTATTTACACTAAGAAATTGGAAACCGGTCTGTCCAAGCTTTGTCTGTCCAATAAGATTTGACAAAGACAATAATACCGCTAAAAAGGAGATTATTATTTTGCTCTGATTCTTCATATTTATTTGCCTCCAAAAAGTGCTAAATGGCACCTGAAGAAAATTATTGATTGATAATTAGTTTAAATGCATTCTTATCTGTCTGATCGTTTTTAAGAAACTGAAAAATAGCATTGTCCGGCACACTGTTAAACACATATCTGGACCGAATATAGTATTCTTTCGAGGTTGTCCCGTATAGGCTTTCAAAAATAGCCGGCAACTCCATCGAGGTGTCATCTGGGTCTGAAGGGTTACCATTACTATCCAGGATTTTGATATCAATATAGTCTTCTATAAAAATAATTATCCGGGAAGCCTCCCCTGAAAAGGTAGCGTAACTTGTATCATTTGTTGAAGGAATTTTGAGAAAATATGCTGTGTCCAGAACAGAAAGAACCGTACCCGAAGTATTAAGCGTATCTCTCAAATCTACCAAAATTGTATCCAGTGCAGTATTTTCCCATTTATTATTGAAGGCTTTTAAAGCTTTTGTAGAAAATGATATGCTAACAGAATCAGCAATGGCAGCAATAGCCTTCTTATCCACATTGGAAGTAGAAAAGCTTTCGGTTTGAAACTCTTCACAACTGAATAACGAAAGCATCAGAATTGTTATAATAAAAATTCGCATAATTCAAACCTCTTTCATCTATCTGATAATAATAAATTTTACGTAGGTTGAGGACCCTTTTTTAAACTTAAGTTTGCTTGTCTCCGGGTCAATATCATCTTCTAAAACTTCTATATAAGCTATATAAACACCACTCACTACCGTTTGCCTGGATGATGTAATAGAATTCCATTCTTCATCACCACTTCCGTCAAGATGTTCAATTTTTTTTACAAGATCCCCACGTTCTGTATAAATTTTTATTCTACATTTTGGTGGTAGGTTTACAAATAGAATTTTGTCTTTTCCGTCATTTATCCCGAATTGAATTTCTCGTGCACGGATATTAAAAGGATTAGGAACAGCCCGGATGTCTGAGAGCCGCTCTCCTGGTGGACGTTTTAAAAACGCCGGTTCATTTGTTAAAGTAAAAAACTTACTACTTATTAGTGGTTGCCCATTATTTGTAGAACCATCATCAAAAGAAACAATATAATAATAGTAATCAAAACCTCTTTGAGGAGAACGGTCATCATATTCGTTTACAATTTCAGGATGGCTTGTTCCCGTTCCGCATGAGAAAAGTAGTTCGTAGGTTGTATCTGGTTTTTCAATTGCCCTATATATTTTGTATCCCGAAAACCCCGGTGAACTTTCAGCGTTTGCTGACCAACTTAGGGAAATTCTGTCCCCGCCTGAGTTTACCTCAAACTTTTCTGGTGGTGGTGGTGGAGATGGAACATTTAGTCCATTCTCAAATGTTGTTATGGCATTATTAAAAGTTTTAAAAAGCGAATCACGCCCGGTAAAAACCCATGCATTTTTAAACTCATCTGCATTCGCAGCTGTGCT
This window harbors:
- a CDS encoding PorV/PorQ family protein gives rise to the protein MKNQSKIIISFLAVLLSLSNLIGQTKLGQTGFQFLSVNTDARATAMGNAYTTVTGKSSSLFYNPAGMADMSGLVDVSFSTMEWIANINYNALTLSFSPERGQYGVFGISVTTIDYGNDIHGTQVWGNNDGFIETGLIDANAIAIGFGYARSLTEKFSVGGQVKWVSQHLGESVIPGEGVKKNLADVLAFDFGTIFKTGFKSLAIGMSVRNFSEEIKFEKESLQLPLTFKIGVSANVNDYFEFLPESQSLLMSVDAVHPRSFDEYLNIGLEYTPIEMAALRFGYISAQDEQGVSFGAGLNWEGLGIDYSFTPFGVFDSVQRYSISYSY
- a CDS encoding IPT/TIG domain-containing protein, which encodes MRNLIHVLFVLFSFIVFSCEEKQDNEVWPPNYSAEEPRPVITKIYPDPATSDQNAVSFAGVGIVYIEGQNFSSTVNGNRVHFDGKLGETLEASTTLLKVRMSNVWGDSVKVHVNSAGAILYADYNGQHYYSPFRAKNAVPTYFAIDQDIDVSGLAVDANENVYVLTLEKKILKISHPDSPAVEYGDAIFIVTPCMRIGPDSLIYMTRGTKSLYTVAEGGKTKKLISYNNNVAQIDFDENKNLFAGGKGETLEVLKNSDGTDETVAEYPGYTITALRVYDGYVYAAMKYNRLPGVDIDYDSTAVLEEIWRNQILDVDGNLGPNEHVFNWSGFVGENGPEILSLTFDESGEMYIGQSRDEAIYMLNAGTYFYPQILDAPVTSLTWGNGNFLYINKHSDDPTVRTLVRVETTINGAIYYGR